Proteins found in one Lates calcarifer isolate ASB-BC8 linkage group LG8, TLL_Latcal_v3, whole genome shotgun sequence genomic segment:
- the shisa3 gene encoding protein shisa-3 homolog, with protein sequence MVRLLSCLLLGYLTWNLRISDAQGEYCHGWLDANGNYHEGFQCPEDFDTMDATVCCGSCSLRYCCAAADARLDQGSCTNDREVDNTEFAAQPIYVPFLMVGSIFIAFVVVGSLVAVYCCTCLRPKQPTQQPIRFSLRSCQGETIPMILTTAPPSLRAPSRQSSTATTSSSSAGGGSSMRRFSLGGQGQQQQQHGCLVSATVSSSASTPTPQTPQTLPPPPPPPYTSPPAPMSGGMQHPLPPAHTQLQLHQPSIPSHPSQSTGFLLPQQYFFPLQPDAFTAAKSFADFGQS encoded by the exons ATGGTGCGCCTGctgagctgcctgctgctgggATATCTAACCTGGAATCTGCGGATATCGGACGCACAGGGGGAGTACTGCCACGGCTGGCTGGACGCTAATGGGAATTATCACGAGGGTTTCCAGTGTCCGGAGGACTTTGACACCATGGACGCCACCGTGTGCTGCGGCTCCTGCTCGCTGCGCTATTGCTGCGCGGCCGCGGACGCACGGCTGGACCAGGGCAGCTGCACCAACGACAGGGAGGTGGACAACACCGAGTTTGCAGCGC AGCCCATCTACGTGCCCTTCCTGATGGTGGGAAGCATCTTCATCGCCTTCGTCGTGGTCGGCTCTCTGGTGGCCGTCTACTGCTGCACCTGCCTGCGGCCCAAGCAGCCGACCCAGCAGCCCATTCGCTTCTCCCTGCGCAGCTGCCAGGGCGAGACCATCCCCATGATCCTCACCACAGCTCCTCCGAGCCTCCGCGCTCCATCGCGACAGTCCAGCACGGCCACCACCAGCTCCAGTTCGGCTGGAGGCGGCAGCTCCATGCGGAGGTTTTCTCTGGGAGGTcaggggcagcagcagcagcaacacggCTGCCTGGTGTCCGCCACCGTCTCCTCATCagcctccacccccaccccccagacTCCTCAGACTCTGCCTCCGCCTCCACCTCCCCCCTACACATCCCCACCTGCACCCATGTCAGGGGGCATGCAGCACCCCTTGCCCCCCGCCCACAcccagctgcagctccaccagCCCTCCATCCCCTCTCACCCCTCTCAGAGCACCGGGTTCCTGCTGCCCCAGCAGTACTTCTTCCCCCTGCAGCCCGACGCCTTCACAGCGGCCAAGAGCTTTGCTGACTTCGGGCAGAGCTGA
- the LOC108895352 gene encoding BEN domain-containing protein 4 — protein MEGEMQPADEGPCAPKMCRQQRGPYSTLKTFQSKRSAGKSRFDRSTVVEVPLFGDGHHFTFHPEQPHPFQPHHHQQQQQQQQQRLQPLHQTSVAISSSQQHHQTPQQQQQQHRFPCESRPSSRVPTSTSAAAGSVAAAASLGTQQRRASGGGGAEPRFSPDCTYGISSENRLILDAFAQQCSRVLSLLNNGRLLEPSSSSFTSNIKLEDTQGLHCSSLGKSKPEESSSTTDPEEEAQQSHLNQQQTSAVLRIFTDSLQNYLLSGPQQQQQQHLAAGLEDEQCPSAEPGSGVSPPRHSLGGWGSPAPSESYGHPSSTLPEEEEEEESCCPRCLELEQEVLSLQQENEELRNKLENIPVPCQNVLDYFKTVLEFHNQLIQPLPEEQLTEEEERQTVFEGSKQLLENYPLFITNKQWDEAVNSSKKDGRRLLRYLIRYVFTTDELKFSCGLGKRKRSVHSGEPGLERRPLNPVKVSCLREFIRMHCASNPDWWMPSEEQINKVFSDAVGHARQGRAVGTFLGSSGSGSSTSSLYMDSYDGHLSQDELYLKGCQNGQSD, from the exons atggagggagagatgcaGCCCGCAGATGAAGGGCCCTGCGCCCCGAAGATGTGCCGACAACAACGGGGTCCGTACAGCACCCTGAAAACCTTCCAGAGCAAGCGCTCGGCGGGCAAGTCCCGCTTTGACAGGTCCACTGTGGTCGAGGTGCCTCTGTTTGGCGACGGACATCACTTCACTTTTCATCCCGAGCAGCCTCATCCTTTCCAGCCGCaccatcaccagcagcagcagcagcaacagcaacagcgTCTGCAGCCGCTCCACCAAACCAGCGTCGctatcagcagcagccagcagcatcATCAGAcgcctcagcagcagcagcagcagcatcgtTTCCCATGTGAGAGCAGGCCCAGCAGCAGGGTCCCGACATCCACCTCAGCGGCGGCGGGCAGTGTGGCGGCGGCAGCATCCCTTGGTACCCAGCAGCGGCGTGCCAGCGGCGGCGGCGGAGCGGAGCCCAGATTCTCTCCAGACTGCACCTACGGTATCAGTTCAG AAAACCGTCTCATCTTGGATGCCTTTGCCCAGCAGTGCAGCCGAGTCCTCAGCCTCCTCAACAACGGCCGTCTCCTGgagccttcctcctcctccttcacctctaACATCAAGCTGGAGGACACTCAGGGGCTTCACTGCTCCTCACTGGGGAAATCCAAACCTGAAGAAAGCTCTTCCACCACAGACCCAGAAGAGGAGGCTCAACAAAGCCATTTGAACCAACAACAGACCTCTGCCGTTCTCCGCATCTTCACAGACTCCCTACAGAACTATCTCCTCTCAgggcctcagcagcagcagcaacaacatcTGGCTGCAGGTCTGGAGGACGAGCAGTGTCCTTCGGCCGAGCCTGGCTCTGGGGTGTCGCCTCCCAGACACAGCCTGGGAGGCTGGGGCTCGCCCGCTCCGTCCGAGTCCTACGGCCACCCGTCGTCCACACTgcctgaggaggaagaggaggaggagagctgctgtCCACGCTGCctggagctggagcaggaggttttgtctctgcagcaggAGAACGAGGAGCTTCGCAACAAGCTGGAGAACATCCCAG ttCCCTGTCAAAATGTTCTTGACTACTTCAAGACTGTTCTTGAGTTTCACAACCAGCTGATCCAGCCACTGCCAGAGGAGCAGCTCACAGAG gaagaAGAACGACAAACTGTCTTTGAG GGCAGTAAACAGCTCCTGGAGAACTATCCTCTTTTCATCACTAATAAGCAGTGGGACGAAGCCGTCAACTCCTCCAAGAAAGATGGCAGACGACTGCTGCGCTACCTGATACGCTACGTCTTCACCACGGATGAGCTCAAGTTCTCCTGTGGTTTGGGCAAAAGGAAGCGTTCAGTCCACTCAGGGGAGCCGGGCCTGGAGAGACGACCGCTCAACCCCGTCAAAGTCAGCTGCCTCAGAG AGTTCATCCGGATGCACTGTGCCTCAAACCCAGACTGGTGGATGCCGTCAGAGGAGCAGATCAACAAAGTGTTCAGCGATGCCGTCGGTCACGCTCGTCAGGGCCGGGCTGT